One region of Culex pipiens pallens isolate TS chromosome 2, TS_CPP_V2, whole genome shotgun sequence genomic DNA includes:
- the LOC120425907 gene encoding ribonuclease Oy, whose product MKLEHLAIVLVAFYLQCCVLGRDSSEELYSVESSSSEEELENEAVLEEDPHFDLLIFTQRWPITACYEWREKSASNVCGLPSPRNIWTIHGIWPTKLNTIGPSFCNKTAIFNVTELAPIEPQLEQFWTNVEKNKPYDSLWRHEWLKHGTCAAAVLTQLNSENKYFGQGLSWLQQHSMADVLNEGSVTPGANYTLSNIHEVLTNRFQKNVAIECFYDRETKQQFINEIRVCFNKDLELADCDGILFEEVALNSPTLGKIISNCNVNKPIFYPATVPPSRFDKTHLSPFDLHRKFLDEYKSRKAKESRTMKLLVNIYKLIQLLKWTTI is encoded by the exons ATGAAACTGGAACACCTGGCCATCGTTTTGGTGGCTTTTTACCTGCAATGCTGCGTTCTCGGAAGGGA TTCGTCCGAGGAGCTGTACTCGGTGGAGTCTTCTTCATCCGAGGAAGAGCTGGAGAACGAAGCCGTTCTCGAGGAGGACCCCCACTTTGATCTGCTGATCTTCACCCAGCGATGGCCCATCACGGCGTGCTACGAGTGGCGCGAAAAGAGTGCCAGCAACGTGTGCGGACTGCCCTCGCCCAGGAACATCTGGACCATTCACGGCATTTGGCCAACCAAGCTTAACACGATTGGACCTAGCTTCTGCAACAAGACGGCGATCTTCAACGTGACCGAGCTGGCCCCGATCGAGCCCCAGCTGGAGCAGTTCTGGACAAACGTCGAGAAGAACAAGCCGTACGATTCGCTGTGGCGGCACGAGTGGCTCAAGCACGGAACCTGTGCAGCGGCAGTGCTGACTCAGCTCAACTCGGAGAACAAATACTTTGGCCAGGGCCTTTCCTGGCTGCAGCAGCACTCGATGGCCGATGTGCTCAACGAGGGAAGCGTTACGCCCGGCGCCAACTACACGCTGTCCAACATTCACGAAGTCCTTACCAATCGCTTCCAGAAGAACGTCGCCATCGAGTGTTTCTACGACCGGGAAACGAAGCAACAATTTATTAACGAGATTCGCGTGTGCTTCAACAAGGACCTGGAACTGGCGGACTGCGACGGAATCCTGTTTGAGGAAGTGGCGCTGAACTCGCCAACCCTTGGAAAAATCATCTCCAACTGCAACGTCAACAAACCGATCTTCTACCCGGCAACCGTGCCACCATCGCGCTTCGACAAGACCCACCTGTCGCCGTTCGACCTGCACCGAAAGTTTCTCGACGAGTACAAAAGCCGCAAGGCGAAGGAGAGCCGAACGATGAAGCTGCTGGTGAACATCTACAAGCTGATCCAACTGCTAAAGTGGACAACCATTTGA